The genomic segment AACCTGTTTTCGGGATCTCAAACAGGTCGTTGGCGCCGGGCACCAGCAGGTGCGTGGGGTGGCGTCGAACGTGGGGTGCTTTCACCTGTGTGCATGGGCGTTCACAATGACCGAAGCGTGGGCCTGGGACCGGAAGGCCGAGGACCTGGTGGCCCATCGGGCCGCGTCCCCGTGGGACGATCCCGAGCGGCGCCCGAGCCACGCGGACAAGCGCCGGGCGTGGCAGCGGGAGTTGCTGGCCGAGGAAATTCAGGCCGTTGTGGGTGAGCACCACGACCCGGTGCAAATTCACAACCTCGCACGGCGGTGCCTCGACCTCGCCGCGTAAACGCTATAATTTCGCGGAAAGTACAGTCTGAAAGGTAACAACATAGACTCGGTTGGAGTGCAGGCACTGGCGGCAAGCCCTAATCTCCAACACCTCACTTCTCTCGGTCTGGGGGTCAACTACATTGACGCGCCCGGAGCCCAGGCACTGGCGGAAAGTCCTTACTTGCAGCGCCTTACCTCCCTCGATTTATATAGCAACTGCCTTGGCAATGCCGGAGTACAGGCGCTGGCAGAAAGCTCGAATCTGCAACACCTCACAGTCCTCTCTCTACGGGACAACGATATTGGCAATGCCGGAGTACAGGGTACACGACCGGCGAACGGCGTCATTGACAGGTAAGGTAAGTTCGATGGCATCCGTTTTCCCTGGAGGATGCCGCTGTGCCTGCTGTCCCTGCTGCCTCTCGCCGTGACCCGGCCGCCACCCGTCGCCGGTGGGCCGAACGACTCGAACGGTTCCGCCGGTCGGGGCAGACGATCGCTCAGTTCTGTGCCGCCGAGGGCGTCTCACCGCCGTCCTTTTATGTGTGGCGGCGAACCCTCGCGGACCACGCCCCATCACCCGTACCGGTCACTCCGACGCTCGTCCCCATCCGCCTGACCCCGTCGCCCGCCGGACCGCCGATCGAGGTGGTGTTCCCGTCGGGAACCGTCCTGCGGTTCCCGGTCGATGCCCGACCGGAGGTCATCGCCGCCCTCGTGCATGCGGTGGAGGGGCGCCCGTGCTGAGCATTCCACCCACCACCCAGCTCTGGTACGGCGGGGCCGTCGATCTGCGCCTCGGGTTCGACGGCCTGTACCGCCACGTCCAATCCACGCTTCAGGCCGATCCCTTGAGCGGGCATCTGTTCATTTTCACCAATCGCTCGGCCAACCGGCTCAAGGCCCTGTACTGGACCCGCCACGGGCTCTGCTTGTGGTGCCAGCGACTCGAGCGCGGGCGGTACCACTTCCCCACCCCGACCGACCGCAAACTCGAACTCACCGCCACCGAGTTCGCCATGATCCTCGACGGCATCGACTACTCGTCGGCCAAACGTTTCACCCGTTATTGTCGCCCGAAAGCGTCCGAATCCGACTTGCGCACCCGCACGTCCTGACCCATCTTTCGGCATGGACTCCGACGCCCCGCTGCCGACCGACGTGCTGACCCTCCAAGGGATGGTGCGTGCCCTCCAGGCCGAAAACGCCGACCTCCGCACGCAGCTCCAACGCCAGGCCGAGCAGTTCCAACGGACCATCGACGACCTGCGTGCCGAGGTCGCGGCCTTGAAGGCGAAGTTGGACCGGGCCACGACGCACCGGTTCGGCCGGCGGTCC from the Frigoriglobus tundricola genome contains:
- the tnpA gene encoding IS66 family insertion sequence element accessory protein TnpA, giving the protein MPAVPAASRRDPAATRRRWAERLERFRRSGQTIAQFCAAEGVSPPSFYVWRRTLADHAPSPVPVTPTLVPIRLTPSPAGPPIEVVFPSGTVLRFPVDARPEVIAALVHAVEGRPC
- the tnpB gene encoding IS66 family insertion sequence element accessory protein TnpB (TnpB, as the term is used for proteins encoded by IS66 family insertion elements, is considered an accessory protein, since TnpC, encoded by a neighboring gene, is a DDE family transposase.), producing the protein MLSIPPTTQLWYGGAVDLRLGFDGLYRHVQSTLQADPLSGHLFIFTNRSANRLKALYWTRHGLCLWCQRLERGRYHFPTPTDRKLELTATEFAMILDGIDYSSAKRFTRYCRPKASESDLRTRTS